In one window of Desulforhabdus amnigena DNA:
- a CDS encoding tetratricopeptide repeat protein, giving the protein MAHPSEAELKLNLYIKFLRERLFFEPTSATLHYNLGLAYSQKGQLDEAISEFKQALENDPNLVDAYVNMGGMFYQKGDMDQCIDANLKALALDPKLAIAHSNVGFAYLQKGDYENAIESSKQAIEIIPDNLQAYNNLAVAYIQAEKPRESIEASLKILSINDQFAPAHYNLAVAYRLTGAMKEARKHYEKAKALGYPIDSAAEAEWRNEE; this is encoded by the coding sequence ATGGCACATCCAAGCGAAGCGGAATTGAAACTCAACCTTTATATAAAGTTTTTGAGGGAGAGATTGTTTTTTGAACCTACGTCGGCCACTCTGCATTACAACCTCGGGCTTGCCTATTCTCAAAAAGGCCAGTTAGACGAGGCCATCTCCGAATTCAAGCAGGCTCTGGAGAATGATCCAAACCTCGTGGACGCCTATGTCAACATGGGAGGGATGTTTTACCAGAAAGGCGATATGGATCAGTGCATCGATGCCAATTTGAAAGCGCTCGCTCTAGATCCAAAACTCGCCATAGCTCACAGCAATGTGGGATTTGCCTATCTTCAGAAAGGTGACTATGAAAATGCCATAGAATCCAGCAAGCAGGCCATTGAAATCATTCCCGACAATCTCCAGGCATACAACAATCTCGCAGTCGCATACATCCAGGCCGAAAAACCCCGGGAGAGCATCGAAGCATCTCTCAAGATCTTGAGCATCAACGACCAGTTTGCTCCCGCGCACTACAACCTGGCAGTCGCCTACCGGCTGACCGGCGCCATGAAAGAAGCTCGGAAGCATTATGAAAAAGCGAAGGCACTGGGCTATCCCATCGACAGTGCTGCCGAAGCCGAGTGGCGTAACGAAGAATAG
- a CDS encoding FKBP-type peptidyl-prolyl cis-trans isomerase: MEIGKDMFVILEYTVRLKDGSYVKGEGTPVSLNFISGYDQILPSLEKRLVGLELGAETDFIIPAREAFGEHDKNQVRRKSFKEFPEGRSLEVGKWVVATNSETQAQYGYYVKEKTDDEVVLDYNHPLAGKDLYYHVKVVHLRPASKEELKEIRPCEHADEEEESRAVSLQ; this comes from the coding sequence ATGGAAATCGGCAAAGATATGTTTGTCATATTGGAATATACCGTTCGTTTGAAAGACGGTTCCTACGTCAAAGGGGAAGGCACCCCAGTATCTCTCAATTTCATCTCAGGCTACGACCAGATTCTTCCATCCCTGGAAAAAAGACTTGTGGGGCTGGAATTGGGGGCGGAAACCGATTTTATCATTCCCGCCCGCGAAGCCTTTGGCGAACATGACAAAAACCAGGTACGCCGAAAGAGTTTCAAAGAATTTCCGGAAGGTCGATCCCTGGAGGTAGGGAAATGGGTAGTGGCAACCAACAGTGAAACACAGGCACAATATGGCTATTATGTGAAGGAAAAAACCGACGATGAGGTGGTCTTGGATTATAACCACCCCCTCGCCGGAAAGGATTTGTATTATCATGTGAAGGTAGTCCACCTGAGGCCCGCATCCAAAGAGGAACTGAAAGAAATACGCCCCTGCGAGCACGCAGATGAAGAAGAGGAATCCCGGGCGGTGTCTTTGCAATAA
- the ahbA gene encoding siroheme decarboxylase subunit alpha, whose protein sequence is MDSINRVLLDRIQRSFPLISEPYRVLSEGLGINEDNVLKRIGRLKEQKLLRQISAIFNTGALGYRSCLVAMSVPEGEVERAAAAINLYPGVSHNYLRSGNYNIWFTIAVPPGISLEETIEELSKAAGGWPTLLLPALKKYKLAVVLDVLEEGESEAVEDPAGLPLVESSIQFDPCEDNIRVVRCIQEDLPLVGKPFKVWADSIGMEETELLELMLLWIQRGFIRRFAAVLNHRQVGFSANGMVVWRCPEERLDASGQILASHPEVSHCYYRPAYPTWPYNLYAMVHGRSIEDCERIAGKLGKAIGLTDYRILFSTREFKKIRLKLFWR, encoded by the coding sequence TTGGACTCCATCAACCGCGTTCTGCTCGATCGAATACAGCGATCTTTCCCTTTGATTTCAGAACCATACCGCGTTTTGTCTGAGGGGCTTGGAATCAATGAAGACAACGTTCTAAAACGTATAGGGAGGCTGAAGGAACAAAAGCTGCTGAGGCAGATCAGCGCCATCTTCAATACGGGAGCTCTCGGGTACCGGAGCTGTCTGGTGGCTATGTCGGTTCCTGAAGGTGAAGTGGAACGGGCTGCTGCCGCAATCAATCTCTATCCGGGTGTGAGTCACAACTATTTGCGATCGGGCAATTACAATATATGGTTTACCATTGCTGTCCCTCCGGGGATTTCCCTGGAAGAGACGATAGAAGAGCTTTCCAAGGCAGCCGGTGGCTGGCCGACGTTGCTCTTGCCGGCGCTGAAGAAATATAAGCTTGCGGTGGTTCTGGATGTTCTCGAGGAAGGAGAAAGTGAGGCTGTCGAAGATCCGGCGGGTCTGCCTCTTGTGGAATCTTCGATTCAATTTGATCCCTGCGAGGATAACATTCGCGTGGTGAGATGCATTCAGGAGGATCTACCGCTCGTTGGAAAGCCTTTCAAGGTTTGGGCGGATTCCATAGGGATGGAAGAGACGGAGCTTTTGGAACTGATGCTTCTTTGGATCCAAAGAGGATTCATCCGCCGTTTTGCTGCCGTACTGAACCATCGTCAGGTAGGTTTCAGCGCCAATGGCATGGTGGTGTGGCGGTGTCCCGAGGAACGGCTCGACGCAAGTGGGCAAATCCTTGCATCCCACCCTGAAGTGAGCCACTGTTACTACAGGCCTGCTTACCCAACTTGGCCTTATAATCTCTATGCTATGGTGCACGGTCGGAGCATAGAAGACTGTGAGCGGATTGCAGGGAAACTCGGAAAGGCGATTGGACTGACTGATTACCGGATCCTTTTCAGTACAAGGGAATTTAAGAAAATCCGTCTGAAATTGTTTTGGCGTTGA
- a CDS encoding mechanosensitive ion channel family protein produces MVSVFRNFNEINYLIIFFIVVASWLLIEFVERVFPWFAGNVPERFRFKILPLVPVLRLIIWIVSIIWIVPMIIHPTPENLLALLGAVGLGVGFAFKDYVSSLAAGIVAIYERPYRPGDWVEIDGAYGEVKSLEARVLRMVTLDDTLVSIPHKKIWDSNIYNANDAKRELLCVANFYLNPTHDAQLVRQKLYDVALTSPFVQLKNPIRVSVAEKPWGTHYRLKAYPIEGRDQNLFTSDLTVRGKAALLKMGIELAVIPFASSERGRMQ; encoded by the coding sequence ATGGTTAGTGTGTTTAGAAATTTTAACGAAATCAATTACTTGATCATATTTTTCATCGTTGTCGCTTCATGGCTGTTGATCGAATTCGTTGAACGTGTATTTCCGTGGTTTGCGGGTAACGTTCCAGAACGTTTCCGTTTTAAAATTCTTCCCCTTGTCCCTGTCTTGCGATTGATCATATGGATCGTATCCATCATATGGATTGTTCCCATGATCATTCACCCCACTCCGGAAAATCTGTTGGCCCTTTTGGGGGCAGTGGGCCTGGGGGTCGGCTTTGCTTTTAAGGATTATGTCAGCAGCCTTGCTGCAGGTATCGTCGCCATATATGAACGGCCCTACCGGCCGGGGGACTGGGTGGAAATCGACGGCGCCTATGGAGAGGTGAAATCCCTGGAAGCGCGAGTTCTGAGAATGGTGACGCTGGATGATACCCTGGTGAGCATTCCCCATAAAAAGATCTGGGATTCCAACATCTACAATGCCAACGATGCCAAACGGGAATTACTCTGTGTCGCAAATTTTTATCTGAACCCAACGCATGATGCACAGTTGGTGAGGCAGAAGTTGTATGATGTGGCTTTGACCAGTCCTTTCGTGCAATTGAAGAACCCCATTCGTGTTTCCGTCGCTGAAAAACCTTGGGGAACGCACTACAGGCTGAAGGCGTATCCCATTGAGGGCCGTGATCAGAACCTCTTTACGAGTGATCTCACTGTTCGCGGGAAGGCGGCGCTGCTGAAAATGGGAATTGAATTGGCCGTTATTCCCTTCGCATCTTCTGAGCGGGGCCGGATGCAATGA
- a CDS encoding mechanosensitive ion channel encodes MISHRFRKRKLVSPFVFLVFFLSLECSPGFAQTAKPEAPKPVAEDSIREEATLITLGNIMESVQILTEQRRAKEKELKEAATEDQKVRIINEINEIDNRLSSLDKNFDEIATGTDLEAFSARPKTIFNWSEEMQDLLGPIVQELRNMTARPREIEKLRGEVDYYQKRIPIVKTALSNIEKRLAGVKDPMLKKELEDLEKEWKGREQQISNQLSVAQYQLSERLKEKESFWQSTQDVVLVFFRSRGRNLFFAVLAFVSVFLLFRLFYRYVYKSGLIHKSLKHSFYLRLATVIYHILTFIGAIGASLLVFYVAGDWVLLGISLLFLFGLAWTAKQAFPRFYDQGKLLLNLSTVKEGERVVYRGLPWKVEVLSFDTLLVNPELQGGVLHLPLKDLEDLRSRPYDSAEPWFPCKEGDWVILSDGTRGKVISQTPEMVQLVLLGGSRKTYPTKEFLEMNPNNISTNFRLNITFGIDYRHQSISTQEVPQKLAKSLMEELDKEGYGKDLVNLKVEFKEAGASSLDYAIIADFHGRAAKNHDTLARCIQRISVDACNRYGWEIPFTQIMVHNANVSREEKSE; translated from the coding sequence ATGATTTCACATAGGTTCAGAAAACGTAAACTGGTGTCCCCTTTTGTCTTCCTGGTGTTTTTTCTGTCTTTGGAATGCAGCCCTGGTTTTGCGCAAACGGCAAAACCGGAAGCGCCGAAGCCCGTTGCCGAGGACAGTATCCGGGAAGAGGCCACCCTCATCACTCTCGGGAATATCATGGAGTCCGTGCAAATCCTCACGGAGCAGCGCAGGGCGAAGGAAAAGGAACTGAAAGAAGCTGCGACGGAAGATCAAAAAGTTAGAATCATTAATGAAATAAATGAAATAGATAATCGTTTGAGCAGCCTGGACAAGAACTTTGATGAAATTGCAACGGGTACCGATCTGGAAGCGTTTTCAGCCAGGCCCAAGACGATCTTCAACTGGTCTGAAGAGATGCAGGATCTTCTGGGGCCCATCGTCCAGGAACTGAGGAACATGACGGCCCGCCCCCGGGAAATTGAAAAACTTCGTGGTGAAGTGGACTATTACCAAAAGCGGATCCCCATTGTTAAAACAGCCCTCTCGAATATTGAAAAGCGTTTGGCCGGTGTCAAAGATCCCATGCTGAAAAAAGAACTGGAGGATTTGGAAAAAGAATGGAAGGGCAGGGAACAGCAGATATCCAATCAACTTTCTGTCGCTCAGTATCAGCTGTCAGAGCGGCTCAAAGAAAAGGAATCTTTTTGGCAGTCCACTCAAGACGTTGTTCTCGTTTTTTTCAGAAGTCGGGGCAGGAATCTTTTTTTTGCTGTACTGGCATTTGTTTCGGTTTTCCTGCTGTTTCGCCTTTTTTATCGATACGTCTACAAATCCGGTCTGATTCATAAGTCCCTCAAACATTCATTTTATCTCCGCCTGGCTACGGTGATCTACCATATTTTGACCTTCATAGGGGCCATCGGTGCCTCTCTATTGGTCTTTTATGTCGCAGGGGATTGGGTGCTCCTAGGCATCTCACTCCTTTTTCTTTTTGGTCTTGCCTGGACAGCCAAGCAGGCATTTCCCAGGTTTTATGATCAGGGTAAGCTTCTGCTGAACCTCAGTACCGTCAAGGAAGGGGAACGTGTCGTATACCGGGGGCTTCCCTGGAAGGTGGAGGTTTTGAGCTTCGACACGCTTCTGGTCAACCCCGAACTTCAGGGAGGTGTGCTCCACCTGCCGTTGAAAGATCTGGAAGACCTTCGCTCACGCCCTTATGATTCCGCCGAGCCATGGTTTCCCTGCAAGGAGGGGGATTGGGTGATCCTTTCCGACGGCACGCGGGGCAAAGTGATTTCGCAGACTCCCGAAATGGTGCAGCTCGTGCTCCTGGGGGGCAGCCGGAAGACCTATCCGACCAAAGAGTTCTTGGAAATGAACCCCAATAACATCTCCACAAATTTCAGGCTCAATATCACCTTCGGGATCGATTATCGGCATCAATCCATCTCGACGCAGGAAGTGCCGCAGAAACTGGCGAAGAGCCTCATGGAAGAGCTCGACAAAGAGGGGTATGGAAAAGACCTGGTGAATCTCAAGGTGGAATTCAAGGAAGCGGGGGCTTCTTCTCTCGACTATGCCATTATTGCCGACTTCCATGGGAGGGCTGCAAAGAATCACGACACTCTCGCGCGGTGCATTCAGAGGATCTCTGTGGATGCATGTAACCGGTATGGCTGGGAAATTCCTTTCACTCAGATCATGGTTCATAATGCCAATGTTTCCAGGGAAGAAAAATCGGAATGA
- a CDS encoding alpha,alpha-trehalose-phosphate synthase (UDP-forming), giving the protein METTRLAVVSNRLAIVVEKGNDGKWMIKSGSGGLVTALGPVLRDRGGLWIGWLGSNLQGSMDDGALEELLAQGSRETGYSLKPVDLTQEEIQKYYFGFSNEILWPLFHDLPSRCNFDPAYWRVYEQVNAKFARAIAENTGEEEDYVWVHDYQLILVADQLKKMGVNRHTGFFLHIPFPPLDGFIRLPWRFQILEAMLQYDLVGFQTVRDRRNFMDCVRMLIPGSKVIGHGQVARCLTPKREVLVGTFPISIDFKQFAEFAGTREVQDLAWIIHANLPERQLILGVDRLDYTKGIPHRLLAFANALERYPELRRKITLIQVVVPSRQDVPEYEALKHEIERLVGEINGRFTEVGWTPVHYIYRSLNRVELLAYYRTCEVALITPLKDGMNLVAKEFCASSIENNGVLILSEFAGAAAQLYNGALLVNPYDIEGVADAIYEAFIMDGETRHARMEKMRRSIQKNDIFHWVNAFLRAGIAKDLSQFPKAEFFVPKPSSPDIQ; this is encoded by the coding sequence ATGGAGACAACCAGACTTGCTGTCGTCTCGAACCGTTTGGCGATAGTCGTGGAAAAGGGAAATGATGGGAAATGGATGATCAAATCGGGTTCCGGAGGGCTTGTGACGGCGCTGGGTCCTGTTTTGCGGGACCGCGGCGGTTTATGGATCGGCTGGCTGGGATCGAACCTGCAGGGATCCATGGATGATGGCGCTTTAGAGGAACTGCTCGCCCAAGGCTCTCGTGAGACGGGCTATTCCCTCAAACCGGTGGATCTGACGCAGGAGGAAATCCAGAAGTACTATTTTGGTTTTTCCAATGAAATTCTCTGGCCTCTTTTTCACGATCTGCCTTCACGGTGCAATTTCGATCCGGCGTATTGGAGGGTCTACGAGCAGGTGAACGCCAAATTTGCCAGGGCTATTGCTGAAAATACAGGGGAAGAGGAAGACTATGTATGGGTTCACGATTATCAGTTGATCCTTGTGGCGGATCAACTGAAGAAGATGGGAGTCAATCGGCACACCGGTTTTTTCCTTCACATTCCTTTCCCCCCGTTGGACGGTTTCATTCGTTTGCCGTGGCGCTTTCAGATCCTCGAAGCAATGCTCCAGTATGATTTGGTAGGGTTTCAGACAGTGCGCGACCGGCGGAATTTTATGGACTGTGTGCGCATGCTGATTCCTGGATCAAAGGTGATCGGGCATGGTCAGGTTGCCAGGTGTCTGACCCCCAAAAGGGAAGTGTTGGTGGGGACTTTTCCCATAAGCATCGATTTCAAACAATTTGCGGAGTTTGCCGGAACCCGGGAAGTGCAGGACCTGGCCTGGATCATTCATGCCAATCTCCCCGAACGGCAGTTGATACTGGGAGTGGACCGTCTGGACTATACCAAGGGAATTCCTCACCGGTTGCTGGCTTTCGCCAATGCCCTGGAACGCTATCCGGAGCTGAGAAGAAAAATCACGCTGATCCAGGTGGTCGTGCCCAGTCGTCAGGATGTTCCGGAGTATGAAGCATTGAAGCACGAAATTGAGAGGCTGGTGGGTGAAATCAACGGCCGCTTTACGGAGGTGGGATGGACTCCTGTTCACTACATTTACCGCTCTCTCAACCGGGTGGAGTTGCTGGCTTACTATCGTACCTGTGAGGTTGCGTTGATCACGCCTCTCAAGGACGGAATGAATCTGGTGGCAAAGGAATTCTGTGCCAGCAGCATAGAAAACAACGGTGTTTTGATATTGAGTGAATTCGCCGGAGCGGCCGCTCAGCTTTACAACGGTGCACTGCTGGTGAACCCCTATGACATCGAGGGGGTTGCCGACGCGATTTACGAGGCTTTCATCATGGATGGGGAAACTCGGCATGCCAGAATGGAGAAAATGAGGCGCTCCATTCAAAAGAACGATATTTTTCATTGGGTCAATGCGTTCCTTCGTGCGGGCATCGCCAAGGACTTGAGCCAATTTCCAAAGGCTGAATTCTTTGTGCCCAAGCCTTCTTCACCCGACATCCAGTAA